One part of the Mariniblastus fucicola genome encodes these proteins:
- a CDS encoding coiled-coil domain-containing protein has product MLHTNQIVKSNASHKANFIGRVTALLVLLLASQIAETAHADDTTQRLRTCVARMNHWLGSGDKAQTWRMLLDLNVLDSQTAKGEQADPQTLSRLLGRFDQKKAAEAHPVFLEVRNAISAQIDQINRTRTQELADLQFAAYQAISQFEKPSVLQLEFDRDLAKYELQVLKKVYRRDLDSRSRAIIFHKLKLDQTIEFLEGIQFEMPPEVSVGKMKSMIADERSRLEEVVDAIDALPIQLPEEDSDEGDLELEQDTPGPDSDSGDDLKSLEARKEAIEERISELRKKYSEVFEADRPRLIRRRDIGRELRRIQRRFVVMAKEQTDPAFASAREAIDIIADEFEFATGDNIQQEYLEQVTELAELLPELNDPNARLSHARIGSILLWLENRQQLQDLCVAIRRRYSNPNAYVSVSSRMLQSLTSRSSSENDRIAEDFLGRFARGLSTTSTTVNVVPIDNPDQVHVSILLNGTATTDTYVRERIFRINSSSSGYLSARRDLFANLNGLWATQSSVDASMSSQYGGISTNCGLIQRLAEKSFTKEQGRTDEESSRRVRERLRDRFESETSNAIGDGVGQVESFAKQARDIAAFLPQIFLRSFSNRVEVVAKKDARIAISAPANPTFQTAGSDVQIKLHDSLPSIYLDPIFAGKTFTQSELEAEVKSFVGDADVFAAAKSAAEDAVEEDVEEFKISFQDIRPIQFEFSDNRLGVVINGSRFEQGENAIRTNLSIKLAFKVVSRNGKLFIKADGTPEIDLSEGEEPDAESIAFAKILEKRIAEAAEASGGEGFELPSNLLPSLPQLSGLEFINALQLGLLELRDGWLYLGWNYQGGSVNTPAIWNEYVVQEFDPLYLPDGAPILEQPQDDSVLIDPPPPADDVSSQTIILDSGAATIETGLGQ; this is encoded by the coding sequence ATGCTTCACACGAATCAAATCGTAAAATCCAACGCCTCTCACAAGGCAAATTTCATCGGCCGCGTGACCGCGCTGCTGGTGTTGCTACTGGCTTCTCAGATTGCCGAAACCGCTCACGCCGACGACACGACTCAACGGCTCAGGACCTGCGTCGCACGCATGAATCATTGGCTGGGCTCCGGCGACAAGGCCCAGACCTGGCGGATGTTGCTGGACCTCAACGTGCTTGATTCTCAAACTGCCAAGGGCGAACAAGCGGATCCGCAAACCCTGTCACGACTGCTAGGCCGATTCGATCAAAAGAAGGCTGCGGAAGCGCATCCGGTATTCCTGGAAGTTCGAAACGCGATCTCCGCCCAGATCGACCAGATCAATCGCACTCGAACGCAGGAGTTGGCGGACCTTCAATTTGCAGCCTATCAGGCAATCTCTCAATTCGAAAAACCGTCCGTCTTGCAGTTGGAGTTCGACCGCGATTTGGCGAAGTACGAACTTCAGGTGCTAAAGAAGGTCTACCGTCGCGATCTCGACAGTCGCTCGCGAGCCATCATCTTTCACAAATTGAAGCTTGACCAAACGATCGAGTTCCTTGAAGGAATTCAGTTCGAAATGCCGCCTGAAGTCTCGGTCGGAAAAATGAAGTCGATGATTGCTGACGAACGATCAAGGCTCGAAGAGGTCGTTGACGCAATCGACGCTCTTCCAATTCAGCTTCCGGAAGAAGACAGCGATGAAGGAGATCTGGAACTGGAGCAGGACACTCCTGGCCCGGACAGCGACAGCGGTGACGATCTGAAGTCACTGGAAGCGCGAAAGGAAGCGATCGAGGAACGTATCAGCGAGTTGCGAAAGAAGTATTCCGAAGTCTTTGAGGCCGATAGGCCAAGGCTGATTCGACGTCGCGACATTGGACGCGAACTCCGCAGAATTCAACGGCGATTCGTGGTGATGGCGAAAGAGCAAACCGATCCTGCGTTCGCTTCGGCCCGGGAAGCGATCGACATCATCGCGGACGAGTTCGAATTTGCGACCGGCGACAATATTCAGCAGGAGTACCTTGAACAGGTGACTGAACTTGCGGAACTGCTGCCAGAACTGAACGATCCCAATGCAAGGCTGTCGCACGCCCGGATTGGATCGATTTTGCTTTGGCTTGAAAACAGACAACAACTCCAGGACTTGTGCGTCGCAATTCGTCGCCGTTACTCGAACCCGAATGCTTACGTTTCGGTTTCGTCGCGGATGCTGCAAAGCCTGACGTCTCGATCGTCGTCGGAGAACGACCGGATCGCGGAAGACTTTCTTGGCAGATTCGCCCGGGGACTTTCAACGACCAGCACGACGGTGAATGTTGTCCCGATCGACAACCCGGACCAGGTCCACGTCAGCATTTTGCTCAACGGAACCGCGACGACGGATACTTACGTTCGCGAAAGAATCTTTCGCATCAACTCTTCTTCATCCGGCTACCTTTCTGCCCGCCGCGACCTGTTTGCGAACCTGAACGGCCTTTGGGCAACACAAAGCAGTGTCGATGCTTCGATGTCTTCGCAGTACGGCGGCATTAGCACCAACTGCGGTTTGATTCAACGGTTGGCAGAAAAGAGCTTTACGAAAGAGCAGGGCAGAACGGACGAGGAATCCTCTCGCCGAGTCCGTGAGCGATTGCGGGACCGGTTCGAATCGGAAACTTCTAACGCGATCGGCGACGGCGTTGGTCAGGTGGAGTCGTTTGCGAAACAGGCCAGAGACATCGCTGCTTTCCTGCCACAAATTTTCCTGCGTTCGTTCTCGAATCGTGTGGAAGTCGTTGCCAAGAAGGATGCTCGCATCGCAATCAGTGCTCCTGCCAATCCGACTTTTCAAACGGCTGGCTCCGACGTACAGATCAAGCTCCACGATTCGTTGCCGAGCATTTATCTGGATCCGATTTTTGCCGGCAAGACGTTCACGCAATCCGAGCTTGAGGCCGAAGTGAAATCCTTTGTCGGCGACGCAGACGTTTTTGCCGCTGCGAAGTCCGCGGCGGAAGATGCTGTCGAGGAAGACGTTGAAGAGTTCAAAATCAGTTTTCAGGACATCCGCCCGATTCAGTTCGAGTTTTCGGATAACCGCTTGGGTGTGGTGATCAATGGAAGTCGCTTCGAGCAGGGCGAAAATGCGATTCGAACCAACTTGTCGATCAAATTGGCGTTTAAGGTTGTTAGTCGAAACGGAAAACTGTTTATCAAAGCCGATGGCACGCCAGAGATCGACCTTTCGGAAGGCGAAGAACCGGATGCGGAGTCGATTGCGTTTGCCAAGATCCTGGAGAAACGAATCGCCGAAGCAGCTGAAGCTTCAGGTGGCGAAGGTTTCGAGCTTCCTTCCAACCTGCTGCCGTCCTTGCCACAGCTTTCTGGCCTTGAGTTCATCAACGCGTTGCAACTGGGACTGTTGGAGCTTCGTGACGGATGGCTGTATTTGGGTTGGAACTATCAGGGTGGCTCGGTCAACACGCCGGCCATTTGGAACGAGTATGTTGTCCAGGAATTCGACCCGCTTTACCTTCCGGATGGAGCACCGATTCTGGAGCAGCCACAGGACGATTCCGTTTTGATCGATCCACCGCCTCCGGCCGACGACGTTTCGTCACAGACGATCATTCTCGATTCCGGCGCCGCGACAATCGAAACGGGACTTGGACAATAG
- a CDS encoding endonuclease/exonuclease/phosphatase family protein, with translation MNYFFSLLSSRRSQKRRRLKPARATFQVLEGRRLLVAVDLRFATYNVLNFDSASGNRQDEMEIVFEELDADVLVVQEVNTSAGAGILLDALNVNGTEYAQATFVDGPDTDQLLYYRTAKVSLVAQEYISTSLRSIGEYTLSVADTLLNVYSLHLKASSGASNEQQRLNEVTTLRDHLETLPADREFIVAGDMNIQSSSEAAYHKFVQSESNNDGRLEDLLPASLIGNWSANSTYASVHTQSPRTTQFGGGSNGGLDDRFDMIFTSFGLNNGAGLEYVADSQYVPGNDGNHFNQAITSGSNSSASPAVIQALHDASDHLPVVAEFEVISPIGVSITETGGSTSVSEDGTTDSYQLVLDSVPTSNVTVVVTPDSQIDIGNGAGVAVSLTFTPANAQSPQTINISAIDDAIVEGVHTSTITHSATSGDPDYDGIFVESLDVSISDNDGTTASGALLNEVYVNNPGTDSNLEFVELLAEPFSTFDDIWLLEIEGDGSAAGTVDNAQDLSSIVAGANGLVLLGDGYETSHPWTDEVSASTTIANLEGGSMENGTINFLLVSGFSGSVAMDLDANNDGTLDSTPWTVILDGIGWTDGGSSDHVYASVLLTQPGTPDAATRVFGDDLTGSTASWFNGDITSDVAYDGTNSSSNLPSGAIITPGNYNFGATAPGLTSVSVNKEGDTQRSTVDQLVLVFDGDVEFDSGAFNVIQRTDVDGTTTGTSVATSYTTAAVGGNTQVTITFDSMTRNAFGALVDGNYQLTVNGSNVRRTGTDLTLGSNYVYGDTAGEDFYSLYGDSNGDRTVNVFDLLALRQTYLAQAGDANYNASLDFDNNGIVNVVDLLRFRQNYNRSLNFGKSFKSGDSGKSDAPETVIKPPSTAAIAEPYRRPGGSRGQKI, from the coding sequence ATGAATTACTTTTTCTCGCTGCTCTCGAGTCGCCGTTCGCAAAAACGTCGTCGGCTGAAACCTGCCAGAGCCACGTTTCAGGTGCTCGAAGGGCGACGTTTACTGGTCGCGGTCGATTTGCGATTCGCGACCTACAACGTGCTGAATTTTGATTCGGCGTCGGGAAACCGACAGGACGAGATGGAGATCGTTTTCGAGGAACTTGACGCGGACGTTTTGGTCGTCCAAGAAGTCAACACTTCGGCCGGAGCCGGCATCCTCCTTGATGCACTCAACGTCAATGGAACGGAGTACGCACAAGCAACCTTCGTCGATGGCCCGGACACCGATCAACTGCTTTACTACCGGACGGCGAAAGTCAGCCTTGTTGCCCAGGAATATATCTCGACGTCCCTCCGCTCGATCGGTGAGTACACGCTGAGCGTCGCGGACACGCTTCTGAACGTTTACAGTTTGCACTTGAAAGCAAGTTCCGGAGCTTCCAACGAACAGCAACGACTCAATGAAGTCACCACACTGCGTGACCACCTTGAAACTCTGCCCGCCGACCGCGAGTTTATCGTGGCCGGTGACATGAACATCCAGTCCAGCTCCGAAGCGGCCTATCACAAGTTCGTGCAGAGCGAGTCCAACAACGATGGTCGACTTGAGGATCTGCTACCGGCCAGTTTGATTGGAAACTGGTCAGCGAATTCGACTTACGCCAGCGTACATACGCAAAGTCCGCGGACGACTCAGTTTGGAGGCGGATCGAACGGCGGCCTCGATGACCGCTTTGACATGATCTTCACCAGCTTTGGCTTGAATAATGGTGCCGGCCTGGAATACGTCGCTGACAGCCAGTACGTTCCAGGCAACGACGGCAACCACTTCAACCAGGCAATTACCTCTGGTTCCAACAGTTCTGCAAGTCCGGCAGTGATCCAGGCGTTGCACGATGCCAGTGACCATTTGCCTGTCGTTGCGGAGTTCGAGGTCATCAGTCCGATCGGAGTTAGCATCACCGAAACCGGTGGAAGCACATCGGTGTCGGAAGACGGAACGACTGACTCCTACCAGTTGGTCCTCGATTCCGTTCCAACGTCAAACGTCACCGTTGTGGTGACTCCTGACAGTCAGATCGACATCGGCAACGGAGCCGGCGTCGCTGTTTCGCTGACCTTCACGCCCGCCAACGCGCAGTCACCGCAGACGATCAACATCTCTGCGATCGATGACGCAATCGTTGAAGGCGTACACACCTCGACGATCACGCATTCGGCCACCAGTGGCGATCCTGACTACGACGGTATCTTTGTGGAATCGCTGGATGTTTCGATTTCGGACAACGACGGCACGACGGCTTCGGGTGCTTTGTTGAACGAAGTCTATGTCAACAATCCTGGCACGGACTCCAATCTTGAGTTCGTGGAATTGCTCGCAGAGCCTTTCTCTACCTTTGACGATATTTGGTTGCTGGAGATCGAAGGCGATGGCTCGGCTGCCGGCACCGTCGACAATGCTCAGGACTTGAGTTCGATCGTCGCCGGAGCCAATGGCCTCGTTTTGCTTGGCGATGGATATGAAACTTCGCATCCCTGGACCGATGAAGTGAGTGCTTCGACTACGATCGCCAACCTTGAAGGCGGATCGATGGAAAACGGCACGATCAACTTCCTGTTGGTAAGCGGATTCTCCGGTAGCGTTGCAATGGATCTCGACGCGAACAACGACGGAACACTGGACTCGACTCCATGGACCGTGATTCTGGATGGAATCGGTTGGACGGACGGAGGTTCTTCAGATCACGTGTACGCCTCGGTTCTGTTGACTCAGCCGGGAACTCCTGATGCAGCGACCAGAGTATTTGGTGACGACTTGACCGGTTCGACAGCCAGTTGGTTTAACGGCGACATAACCAGTGACGTTGCCTACGACGGCACGAATTCCAGTTCGAACCTGCCGAGCGGAGCGATCATCACCCCGGGCAACTACAACTTCGGAGCGACCGCTCCTGGCCTGACGTCTGTCAGCGTCAACAAAGAAGGCGACACACAGCGTTCGACGGTCGACCAGTTGGTGCTGGTGTTTGACGGCGACGTCGAATTCGATTCCGGTGCGTTCAATGTGATTCAACGAACCGACGTTGACGGCACGACGACCGGAACATCGGTTGCAACCAGCTACACGACCGCAGCAGTCGGTGGCAACACGCAAGTCACGATCACCTTCGATTCGATGACTCGCAACGCGTTTGGTGCACTCGTCGACGGCAACTATCAGCTGACGGTGAACGGTTCCAATGTCAGGCGAACGGGCACCGACCTGACGCTGGGCTCGAACTACGTCTATGGCGACACTGCCGGAGAAGATTTCTATTCGCTCTACGGAGACAGCAACGGCGACAGAACGGTGAACGTGTTCGATCTCCTGGCGCTTCGCCAGACTTATCTGGCACAGGCCGGGGACGCGAACTACAACGCCAGCCTCGACTTCGACAACAACGGGATCGTCAACGTGGTGGATCTGCTCAGGTTCCGTCAGAACTACAACAGGTCGTTGAACTTTGGCAAGTCATTCAAGTCCGGCGATTCGGGGAAATCCGACGCACCGGAGACAGTCATCAAGCCGCCGTCAACGGCGGCTATTGCTGAACCTTACCGCCGACCAGGTGGATCACGTGGTCAGAAGATTTAG
- a CDS encoding ABC transporter ATP-binding protein, with protein MSKPVTATKPNVARTKKYQPVRPPLSVVHKTILATNDLHKSYRKGKLEVPVLKGVDIEIAEGGFTTIIGQSGSGKSTLLHLLATLDAPDRGEIVYGDTRIDNLPSKKREAIRNQEFGLIFQFYHLLPELTTLENVLIPRMVQDGFFRYLANKKKYKQEAKELLDMVGLGHRLTHKPSELSGGEMQRTAIARSLISNPKVLLADEPTGNLDEENGGEVMKTLHELRSRKNLTIVMVTHDAEMAKSSDHVIHLVGGKVQQ; from the coding sequence ATGAGTAAACCAGTCACAGCTACCAAGCCGAATGTTGCCCGGACGAAGAAGTACCAGCCGGTTCGCCCGCCGCTGAGTGTGGTGCACAAGACAATTCTGGCCACCAACGATTTGCATAAAAGTTATCGCAAAGGCAAGCTCGAAGTTCCGGTGCTGAAAGGTGTGGACATCGAAATTGCCGAAGGTGGATTCACGACGATCATCGGCCAAAGCGGCTCTGGCAAGAGTACGTTGCTGCATCTGTTGGCGACGCTGGATGCTCCTGATCGTGGCGAAATCGTTTACGGCGATACGCGGATCGACAATTTGCCGTCGAAGAAACGCGAGGCGATTCGCAATCAGGAATTCGGGCTGATCTTTCAGTTCTATCATCTACTGCCCGAGCTAACGACGCTGGAGAACGTGTTGATTCCGCGAATGGTTCAGGATGGCTTTTTTCGCTACCTCGCCAACAAGAAAAAGTACAAACAGGAAGCCAAAGAGTTGCTGGACATGGTCGGTTTGGGGCATCGTTTGACGCACAAGCCATCCGAGCTTTCCGGAGGCGAGATGCAGCGGACTGCGATTGCGCGATCGTTGATTTCAAACCCGAAAGTTCTGTTGGCCGACGAACCAACAGGTAACCTGGACGAAGAAAACGGTGGCGAGGTTATGAAGACTCTGCACGAACTTCGCAGCCGCAAAAACCTGACCATCGTGATGGTGACACACGACGCAGAGATGGCTAAATCTTCTGACCACGTGATCCACCTGGTCGGCGGTAAGGTTCAGCAATAG